Sequence from the Priestia megaterium genome:
TTTTTTGAAAAAAATGAGAAAGCAAAGCTTCACGCTGCTTTACTAGAACGTATTAAGCCGGATGTTAATCACTACATTGCGAAAGAAGAAGCCGCTCTTCATTCACACTATACCCATTTAGTGAATCAGTACGTTTTAGCGCATAAACAGTCTGTATCTGAAGAATGGTATGATTATTACAAACAGCTGCAAGCGGCCGTGTCTGAAGAATTTCCAATTCAAGAATTGGTAAGTACAATGACGGTGCTAGAACATGTATTGGAGGAAAGAAAGGGTCATTAATTTTTATGTCTACACACATAAATAAACGTTTACAGGAAATTGAAAAAGAATATAATGTGGAAATTTTGTTTGCATGTGAATCAGGCAGCCGTGCTTACGGACTCGATACGTTAGCGAGTGATTTTGACGTCCGCTTTATATACAAATATAAAGCATCACGCTATCTTCATCTCAATAGACCTCAAGAGGTCATTAATGTAGCAGAAGGCAATTATGATATGCAAGGGTGGGATTTGTACAAAACCATTTATTTGTTTACAAAATCAAACCCTTCGCTTTATGAGTGGCTATGGTCGCCTTTTGTTTATTATCAGAAGCCATCGTTTGCTGAGCCACTTCGGCAAATGATGGCTCAATCATATTCCTTAAAAGCATTGGGATATCATTATTTTAAAATTTTAACGATAAATAGTAAAAGAAATCTGACATCTTCTGTTACAATAGAGGATATAAAAGTGATGCTCCAACTGATTCGTGCATTTTTATCACTGAAAGTAGTAGTAAAGCAGCGCAGTTTCCCTGTCATTTTATTTGCTGACTTATGCAAGCAGGCAAACCTTGATGATAGGCAGCAATCCATCATTAAGCAGTTTGTACAATGCAAGGTAAGCGGGCAAATTGTTTTTAATGAGAAAATGAAGAACTTTTTGGACAGCATTAAGAAAGAAGCTGCAGCGATAGAAGAAAACTTAAAAGAATTACCGGAAAAGCGAATCAGTTATGAGGACATTAACTTATTTTTACTAACTCAGCATAATATAATGGAGGAAAGAACATGAGTGTACATAAAGAAATTTCAGCCCATTCTAAAAAACAGCACGAATTAGTACGTGCTTTTGCCAGCTTAGAAGCTCGACGCGAGCAAGCTATTGAAGCAGCTGTGCTTTTGTGTAAAGAAGGGAAGCCCTTTTCTGTAGACGGTATTAACGCTGTAACAGCAGAAATTAATGAGCTGTCTCAAAAATATACCATCATTCCAGGCCGTAAAGTAGTGACAGAAGAAATGGTTAAAGAGTACGTAGCAAGAATATAAACGTGCTAAGCTCTGGTGTTTTTACCTTAATTTGAACAGGATATGACGTGCCGCTTGATCCATACTAATAGTGTACCAACGAGGTACAAATAGGAGGAGATAGCGATGGGTCGTCAAAAATTAGGTAATAAAAATGCGCAAGCGAATAACAATGCAAAGCATAATTATAACCAAGAGTTCTCTTCTGAGTTTAAAGCAAATCAGGCTCAAAAAGCAAAGCGTGCAAAAAGTGCAAATGACACTTATGCTGGGGAGTTTGCTTCTGAGTTCAACGTGCAACAAAACCAAAACAATTCTGTTAACAAGAAGTTAGAAGCTAATAAAAGTGCAAATAATCAATATGGACAAGAATTCGGCTCTTATGCTGAAGTTGAATCTGCCAAAATGAATAATGCTGCACAAAAAAAGCGTAAAAAATAACAGAACTGTTTCCAAAAGCGCCGGAATTAGTCTGCTCTATCAGCAGATTAGCCCGGCGTTTTTTGTTGGGCAATATTTGCTTGGGTACGAGACGTCAATCCATCGCAAACTATAGATGAGGTGAAGCAATATGAATAAAGGAATTGTCATTGCTCTTTCATCAATCGGTTTAGCCCAAGCCTTAAAAATCCCAATTAAAAAGTATCAAACAGGAAAATGGGATATGCGGATGATTGCTGCGTCGGGTGGAATGCCAAGCTCTCATTCAGCCGGCGTATCTTCTTTGGCGACCTATGTAGCGTTAAAAAGAGGTGTTTCTACGATTGACTTTGCGCTAGCATCTGTTTTTGGAATTATTGTCATGTACGATGCACAAGGAATTCGAAGGCAGACTGGCGAAATTACTATTAAAGTGAATACGTTAGATGAAGAAATTGAAAAGCTTGCGGGTCTTCCAGACGGAGGCTTTCACGATTTGACGGAACAGCGCTTGAAAGAAATGCTTGGGCATCAGCCCGAAGAAGTGATTGGCGGAGCCATTTTAGGAGTAGCACTTGGAGCAATTGGCTATTTTTTAGAAGGGAAATCATAGTCAAATAGCCAAAAGTAAGCTAAGATAAAGAAGAACCTTTGCAAAAGGATGGGACGAAAAAGTGACAAAAACAGCTCAAACCGTTGAAGAGTATCTTCTTTATCTTGAAGAAAAAGGCTTTCATTTAGCAGAAGATGCACGTGGATTTATTTCATTTGGTCAGCAGTATACGCGTGCAGCTGACGAGATGGTCATATTTACAATTGAATGGACACTAAAAGTACAAAAAGAATTTGACGGCAGTTTTTTTGTATCGCTCCTCGAGAATTTGACATCAAATCGTATTAGCAATCAAAAACAAGCCATTCAATATTTAAAGTCATCAGGTATGATTTAAGCAGGATTACATTCCTGCTTCTTTTTGATTAATGGCTTGTCTGGCCAGCTGATCAGCACCTGCATTTTGAGAGCTAGGGATCCACTTTATAAAAAATAAATCGAATTGACTGGACAATTTGAGGGCTTCTTCCAGTAAAGGAGCAAACGCTTTATTTTTAACGTATTCTTGGTTCATTGCGCGGTCTACTAGCTGAGAGTCCGTTCGAAAAGATACGCTCGTATACTTTTTTTCTAAACAAATTTTTAATGCATGAAGAAGTGCATGGTACTCTGCTTCATGATTCGTCATTGTCCCAAGAGCAATAGCGTAACGATGATGTTCACCATTTCCTTTAATTAAAATACCAGCTCCAGAAGGACCAGGATTGCCAGCAGTGGCTCCGTCTATATAAACTTCAATCATCATACAGCCTCCTTGTTAAAACAATATAAGCTTAAACCATGTTTTTTCATCAATAGTATTGTATCATAAGTACTTCAGCTATTTTATATTAGCACGTATAAACGCTAAAATCCGCTTATTAGGTAAGAAAACTGTCATGAAAAGACATAATAGAAGATAAAATACAAAAAAGCAGAAAAAGTGTTGAATTCAAAATTGCTGATGAAAGGAATGCTCGTTATGAATTTCCAAATTGAATGGCATTATAAATCCTCGAAACATAAACAGTTAATTTTCACATCCGATTTCACAGATGCGAATGAGGCGCTAATGATTGTGGGTGATTTAGAAAAAACAGGTCGAACGAAGGAAATTTTTCTACTTGATGAGCAGCAGCAAAAATGGACTGTAAAAGAAGCGAAAAAGCTCTTACAGGAAGTACAGACAGAGCCTCATGATATTGTGGCATATTTTGACGGAGGCTATGAGCATGATACGCTCTTAGCGGGGCTTGGGGTTGTGATTTATTTTAAACAGAACAACAAGTCTTACCGAATACGACGCAACTCAAGACTGCAAGAGATTGAATCAAATAATGAGGCAGAGTATGCTGCTTTTTATTATTTAATACAAGAGCTTGAGGAACTTGGTGTTCATCATATACCGGTAACGTTTAGAGGTGACTCTCAGGTTGTATTAAATCAGCTGGCTGGGGAGTGGCCCTGTTTCGAAGAAGAGTTTAATCGGTACTTAGATCGAATAGAAGATAAAATGCAGGAACTTGGTATCCGACCGGTATATGAGCCTATTTCGAGGAAGGAAAATGAAGAGGCTGACCAGCTTGCTACTCAAGCTCTTCAAGGGATACCAATTGCTAGCAGGAAGCAAGTGTAACACACAGAACGAAATGGAGATGAACGAGAGTGGAACGTAAACAATTATTAGAAGAAGTAACGGAGTTATTGGATTACTACTGTAGTGATTGTTTTGTAAAAAAAACGTTTAATAAAGAAAAGGGCAAAACATACGCTCAGACGTTTTGTATTAAAGAGTGTACTGTAGGAGAAAAAATTAAGCAGTATGGAGATTTGCTGACTAAAAAGTAAGCGTGTATAATTTGC
This genomic interval carries:
- a CDS encoding DUF2533 family protein; translated protein: MSVHKEISAHSKKQHELVRAFASLEARREQAIEAAVLLCKEGKPFSVDGINAVTAEINELSQKYTIIPGRKVVTEEMVKEYVARI
- a CDS encoding nucleotidyltransferase domain-containing protein, with the translated sequence MSTHINKRLQEIEKEYNVEILFACESGSRAYGLDTLASDFDVRFIYKYKASRYLHLNRPQEVINVAEGNYDMQGWDLYKTIYLFTKSNPSLYEWLWSPFVYYQKPSFAEPLRQMMAQSYSLKALGYHYFKILTINSKRNLTSSVTIEDIKVMLQLIRAFLSLKVVVKQRSFPVILFADLCKQANLDDRQQSIIKQFVQCKVSGQIVFNEKMKNFLDSIKKEAAAIEENLKELPEKRISYEDINLFLLTQHNIMEERT
- a CDS encoding divergent PAP2 family protein, yielding MNKGIVIALSSIGLAQALKIPIKKYQTGKWDMRMIAASGGMPSSHSAGVSSLATYVALKRGVSTIDFALASVFGIIVMYDAQGIRRQTGEITIKVNTLDEEIEKLAGLPDGGFHDLTEQRLKEMLGHQPEEVIGGAILGVALGAIGYFLEGKS
- a CDS encoding ribonuclease H family protein yields the protein MNFQIEWHYKSSKHKQLIFTSDFTDANEALMIVGDLEKTGRTKEIFLLDEQQQKWTVKEAKKLLQEVQTEPHDIVAYFDGGYEHDTLLAGLGVVIYFKQNNKSYRIRRNSRLQEIESNNEAEYAAFYYLIQELEELGVHHIPVTFRGDSQVVLNQLAGEWPCFEEEFNRYLDRIEDKMQELGIRPVYEPISRKENEEADQLATQALQGIPIASRKQV
- a CDS encoding reverse transcriptase-like protein, with product MIEVYIDGATAGNPGPSGAGILIKGNGEHHRYAIALGTMTNHEAEYHALLHALKICLEKKYTSVSFRTDSQLVDRAMNQEYVKNKAFAPLLEEALKLSSQFDLFFIKWIPSSQNAGADQLARQAINQKEAGM
- a CDS encoding zinc-finger domain-containing protein; this encodes MERKQLLEEVTELLDYYCSDCFVKKTFNKEKGKTYAQTFCIKECTVGEKIKQYGDLLTKK
- a CDS encoding DUF6123 family protein is translated as MTKTAQTVEEYLLYLEEKGFHLAEDARGFISFGQQYTRAADEMVIFTIEWTLKVQKEFDGSFFVSLLENLTSNRISNQKQAIQYLKSSGMI